ATGTTTATTTGCTTAGACCCCGGCCATAGCGGTCCCGTAGAACCAGGCGCTTGTTTCCACAATCTGCACGAAGCAGACCTCACCTTGGCCATTGCCCTGCAAACCGCGGCAACGCTGCGCCAAAGGGGCGCCACTGTCTGTCTTACCCGTACGGAAGACATCGACAACGACGGTCTGACCTGGCGCGCCGAACTAGCCAACGAAGCCGTCTGCGACGCCTTTCTTTCCATCCATTGTAACGCCGCCGCAGACGATACGGCCCGCGGCATCGAAAGCTACTATTACCCCGGCTCCTCTCCAGGACTCCATTTAGCCGGTTCGGTACAAAACGAGTTAAATGCGCTTCACTACTCTCTGGATCGCGGTGTCAAAGACGCCTTTTTTACCGTCCTGGAAAAAACCTCCATGCCTGCAGTGCTTGTAGAGTGCGGCTTCATCACCCAATACCAGGACCGTCAGATCCTGTGCGATCCCTCTTGGCAGCAGGCTCTCGGCCAAGCATTGGCTCGCAGCCTGCTCAATGTTTCTTTTTGAAGAAATATAGATTGAACCTGAATACAACACGCACAGAACCCCAGGCAACCCAGAAAGTATTTCTTGGGTTGCCTGGGGTTTATTTGTGCTCCTTCAGCATGCGCTGCAGCTCTGCCACGCTGAGAAACTGCGGGTTGGCAGCGGAATTATAAATAAAACCATCCGGCACTGCTTTGCCGCTTTCTCCCTGGGAATTCACAGCATATACAGAATTGGAGACCGGCGACGTAGGTGGCCGAAGCAAATAATAGCCGGGAAATTCCAGCACCAGGTGCGCCTCACCCTCCGACCACATGGCTTCATGCAGCTTTTCTCCCGGACGCAGACCGATGATTTCTGGCTCTCTTCCTGGCAAAAACGCCTCCGCCAACTGCACAATGCGGCAGGAAGGCACTTTGGGAATAAAAATTTCTCCGCCTCTCATGTGAGAAAATGCCGCCAACATGGCTTCCACACCTTCCGCCGGAGTCAGCCAAAAGCGCGTCATTTGCAGATGCGTAACAGGCAGACGTGTGCAGCCCTCCGCAAGAAGCCTGCGGAACAGAGGTACTACCGAGCCCCGTGAGGCGGCAATATTGCCGTAGCGCACCACGGAAAATTGCGTTACTTGTCCTTCTATGCTCTCATTAGCCGCCACAAACAGCTTGTCCGAAACTAACTTTGTCGCACCGTAAAAGCTGGTAGGATTTGCCGCCTTATCGGAAGAAAGGTCTATCACTTTCTTTACTCGGTTGGCGATCGTTGCGGCAATCATGTGCTGCGCTCCTAAAATATTTGTCTTCACAAATTCTGATGGATTGCATTCCGCAGTTGGCACTTGTTTGAGCGCCGCCGCATGTACCACATAGTCGACTCCCTGCAACGCCTGGTGCAAACGCCCTTCATCTCTCACATCACCAATAAAGTAACGCATACAGCTTTGCGGAAATTCTCGCTGCATTTCTGATTGTTTCAGTTCATCCCGAGAAAAAACAATCACCCGGCGCGGCCGGTAGCGAGCCAATAGAGTCTGCACCAATTGTCTGCCAAAGGTACCCGTGCCACCGGTAATCAATAAGGATGCCTCGTTAAACACGCTCCCACCTCGTCCCTGCACTGTATTTTCTCTGCAAGACTGCGCCCTTCACTGCCGCACAGAATCCGGAAATTGCGCCGCAATATCAGCGAAGCTATCGGCCGTCTCCAAAAATGCACCCACCACCAGCGGATCAAATTGCGTACCTGCCGCCGCTTCGATAATGCGCACCGCTTCCTTATGCGACGCCGGTTCCTTATACACACGCCGGCTGACAATGGCGTCGTACACATCCGCCAAAGACATCAAACGCGCCGAAACAGGAATCCGCTCTCCCGCCAACCCTTGCGGATAGCCGTTGCCATCCCAGCGCTCATGGTGATAACAAGCCATTTCTTTGGCAAATCGCAAAAACGACTCAGGCACTCCTAAAAACAGCCCTGCTTCTTCAATGCTTTTCCGTCCCGCCTGCGCATGTCGTTTAACCAAAGAAAATTCAGCAGAAGTTAATTTCCCCCGCTTGCCCAAAACCGTCTCCGGAATGGTCAACTTGCCAATATCGTGGAGCAGCGCCGATTTAGAAAGCAAAAATATACTGTCAAGGGTAAGTTCCTTGGCAAACAACGCTTTGGCGTACAAATTGGTGGCCAATGCTCGCACATACCGGCTTGTACGCTGCAAATGCGCGCCGGTTTCATAATCCCGGCTTTCCGCCAGCAACGCCATAGCCATCATAGATACATCCTGCAGCAGCCCCAGCCCTTGCAGCCGTTCCTCCACTTGCCCTTCCAAATAAAAATTACGATCACGCAGCTCTTCTTGCGCCTGCTTTAAGGCCATATACATCTCGCTGCGCGCCAGCAACAATGGTGCCGAACTGCTCTTATCAATAAAATCACAGCCTCCTTGCGCCAACCCTTCCGTCCCGTCCACCACCTCGCCAGGTTCCAGCAAAAAGACTACTGGAATACTCTGCAAGCTCGCTTCTTTTTTCAGCAACGTGCATGCTTCATAACCATTCAAGCCAGGCATAGTCACATCCAACAAAATCAGATCCGGCCGCTTTAATTTGGCATATTCCAGCGCTTCCGTCCCATTAGCCGCCGCCACAACAAAATACTGCGCTTCCAGATGCTTCGCCAGCTGTAGCCGCCATTCCGCAACATCATCCACAACCATTACTACCAGCTTGCTTCGTTTCATTTCCACGCCTCCTCTGAACAAATGAACAAACCTTCGGGATTAACAAACAGAAAATTCTAATATTATTTTCTACATATTTTCCCAATTCCCTTTCGGCTAAAAAAAGAAAACCCGCTGCGCGGTCCTTTAGAAGAGAACGTCACACAGCGACGGCACGTGATGTACGTGACGGGACGTGAAGTTCCTACTGCCGGTGCGACAGTACCGGATGCACTTGACGGCACATGATGTGCCTAATGCCGGCAATGCCACGGATGACATAATTGCCGGTCTCCTTATAAAACAGTGCCATGGAAGGCACAAACGAGGAACCGCCATGGACGGCGTAGCATCCGGTCTCCAACAAAAAGGCCAGAGGAGTAAAGCGAGAGATCAACGAGACTGCGGCGGCCGTTTACCCAGAAGCTCCCAGCCCTTGATAACTCTAGGCTTTCCAGGCATAAAAGCTTATAAATTCTGGTATAGAAAAAAGCCTGCAGCAATACCGCAGGCTCCCTCATTACCTAGGTTCCGTCTTGCCGGCGCTTGTGGCCGACGTATTCTTAGATCCAGTTGTCGTTTTTTCACTGCTGACATTCTTGGCTTTACTTGTACTAGAGCTATTTTTGCTTTCAAAACCAGTCTGTCGTTCTGAAGCCGGCCCTCTTTGCACTACCGCCGGTGGAGAAGCAACCCGAATCTCTCTGGGAACCGATTGCTTATACTCATTCGCCAGATTTTCCGTCTCCCGGCGATATCGCTCATCCATGGCAATCCCTTGAATGTGCGCCACCTTGGACCGCAGCTCCGTAATATCAGGCAGCCAATAGCTTACATCCTGTATCCAAATAGGCGTACCAGTCACCCACTCCGTCTCCAGTCCCGCCTTCAATGCGTCATTGATAGTCGGCAGCAACTGCAGCATTTTAGCAGTTGGCATGTCGGTTTTTACGGTAGAAGAAAACTCCTTGATTAATTCAGGCAGTTTGCTGATCATTTGCGGGCTAGCCATTTCCTGGAACAGTGCTTTTAGAAATTTTTGCTGCCGTGCTACCCGGCCAATATCGCCTTCCTCATCCCGATAGCGCACATATTCTATCGCCGTGCGCCCGTTCAACTTTTGCACGCCTGGATAGAGGTCAATTTCCAGACCGCCGTCGTCATCATAAGGATCGGAATAGCGCATTCGCTTATCCACGTCGACTGTAATACCGCCCACCGCATCCACCATGCGCATAAATCCTCGAAAATTAACGCTCACTGTGTAATCAATAGGAATACCCAACAAATTTTCTATGGTTGTTTTGGACAAAGGCGCCCCGCCAAAAGCAAAGGCATGATTCACCTTGTCCCAGCCATGACCAGCGATCTTCACCCGTGAGTCCCGGGGAATTGAAAGCATCGTCGCCTTTTTAG
This genomic window from uncultured Anaeromusa sp. contains:
- a CDS encoding N-acetylmuramoyl-L-alanine amidase, translated to MFICLDPGHSGPVEPGACFHNLHEADLTLAIALQTAATLRQRGATVCLTRTEDIDNDGLTWRAELANEAVCDAFLSIHCNAAADDTARGIESYYYPGSSPGLHLAGSVQNELNALHYSLDRGVKDAFFTVLEKTSMPAVLVECGFITQYQDRQILCDPSWQQALGQALARSLLNVSF
- the pseB gene encoding UDP-N-acetylglucosamine 4,6-dehydratase (inverting), yielding MFNEASLLITGGTGTFGRQLVQTLLARYRPRRVIVFSRDELKQSEMQREFPQSCMRYFIGDVRDEGRLHQALQGVDYVVHAAALKQVPTAECNPSEFVKTNILGAQHMIAATIANRVKKVIDLSSDKAANPTSFYGATKLVSDKLFVAANESIEGQVTQFSVVRYGNIAASRGSVVPLFRRLLAEGCTRLPVTHLQMTRFWLTPAEGVEAMLAAFSHMRGGEIFIPKVPSCRIVQLAEAFLPGREPEIIGLRPGEKLHEAMWSEGEAHLVLEFPGYYLLRPPTSPVSNSVYAVNSQGESGKAVPDGFIYNSAANPQFLSVAELQRMLKEHK
- a CDS encoding HD domain-containing phosphohydrolase, whose product is MKRSKLVVMVVDDVAEWRLQLAKHLEAQYFVVAAANGTEALEYAKLKRPDLILLDVTMPGLNGYEACTLLKKEASLQSIPVVFLLEPGEVVDGTEGLAQGGCDFIDKSSSAPLLLARSEMYMALKQAQEELRDRNFYLEGQVEERLQGLGLLQDVSMMAMALLAESRDYETGAHLQRTSRYVRALATNLYAKALFAKELTLDSIFLLSKSALLHDIGKLTIPETVLGKRGKLTSAEFSLVKRHAQAGRKSIEEAGLFLGVPESFLRFAKEMACYHHERWDGNGYPQGLAGERIPVSARLMSLADVYDAIVSRRVYKEPASHKEAVRIIEAAAGTQFDPLVVGAFLETADSFADIAAQFPDSVRQ
- a CDS encoding LCP family protein, with protein sequence MSKLWIVIVAVLLLVVSAGAACLALFNEKDQPIAKVLTPLKGKVNILVLGVDEREDDVGRSDTSFVVTIDNDAKKATMLSIPRDSRVKIAGHGWDKVNHAFAFGGAPLSKTTIENLLGIPIDYTVSVNFRGFMRMVDAVGGITVDVDKRMRYSDPYDDDGGLEIDLYPGVQKLNGRTAIEYVRYRDEEGDIGRVARQQKFLKALFQEMASPQMISKLPELIKEFSSTVKTDMPTAKMLQLLPTINDALKAGLETEWVTGTPIWIQDVSYWLPDITELRSKVAHIQGIAMDERYRRETENLANEYKQSVPREIRVASPPAVVQRGPASERQTGFESKNSSSTSKAKNVSSEKTTTGSKNTSATSAGKTEPR